DNA from Mucilaginibacter mallensis:
CAGCACTATACGATGCACTGAATAGCGGTGTTATTTCGCCCGTATTACCGGCGCATGCAAGCTATGTTTCTTATGCGGAAGAAAAACCCGAGCACAAGCCTGCCTACCATAAAGTAAAAAGAGGGGAAACGCTGTCGGATATTGCCGATCGTTATGGCGTTGATGTACAGGACCTGAAAAACTGGAACCACCTGCACCACAAACCGGCAGTGGGTCAAAAGCTTAAATTAAGTGGCGATAAAGAAGATGCTGCTGCATCGCCAAAAGAAACACATAATTATATAACCTATAAAGTTAAACGCGGCGATACGCTGAGTGTAATTGCCGCCAAATTTGATGGTGCATCGGTTGAGCATATTAAATCATTAAATGGTTTAAAGCATGGTCAGTTACAGCCGGGGATGACACTTAAAATAAGCAAAGGCTGATTTTGATAATAGAATTAAGAACCAAGATATAAGAATCAAGATAAACCAATAAAAGCAATTGAAGTAAGCTGTTAAAGTTCCTTAATTCCTGAACCTTTCTATCTTGATTCCTGACTCTTAAATCTTGGCTCTATTTTATGCTAAACCTTACATATATTATCAAATACGGTCTTTTTCCCGTACCCGGTGAAAAAAGAATCGTAGTTTTGAGCTCTTGAATCTTGAGAAGATGAATAATAAAACCAATCGTAAACAGGACGCTTTAGATTACCATTCAAAAGGCCGCCCGGGTAAAATACAGGTAGTGCCAACCAAGCCTACTAACTCCCAGCGGGATCTTACCATGGCTTATTCTCCCGGCGTTGCCGAACCCTGCCTGCGCATTGCCGACAACGTTGAAGATGTATACAAATATACCGCCAAAGGTAACCTGGTAGCCGTTATCAGTAACGGAACCGCCGTACTTGGTTTAGGTAATATTGGCCCCGAGGCAAGCAAGCCGGTAATGGAGGGCAAGGGTCTGCTGTTTAAAATTTATGCTGATATCGATGTTTTCGATCTGGAGATAAATGCCAAAACCCCCGATGAATTTGTAGCTATAGTAAAAGCGCTGGAGCCAACCTTTGGTGGCATCAACCTCGAAGATATATCGGCTCCAACCTGTTTTGAAATTGAACGCCGCCTGAAAGCCGAAATGAAGATCCCTGTTATGCACGATGATCAGCATGGTACGGCTATTATATCAGGCGCGGCACTGCTTAATGCCTGCGAGATACAGGGTAAAAAGCTGGATAAAATTAAAATGGTAGTTAACGGTGCAGGTGCCGCTGCTGTATCTTGCTCAAAAATGTACCTGTCATTAGGCGTTAAAAAGGAAAACCTGGTGATGTTTGATATCAATGGCCTCTTAACCCCTGACCGCACCGATCTGGGTGATATCCGTATGGAATTTGCTACTGAGCGCAAGGACATAAAAACCCTTGCCGAAGCGATGAAGGGTGCCGACGTTTTTGTTGGTCTTTCAGCAGGTAACGTGGTTACGCCTGATATGCTTAAAGGTATGGCCAAAAATCCCATAGTGTTCGCCATGGCCAACCCCGATCCTGAAATCGCTTATGATATTGCACATAATACCCGCAAGGATATCATCATGGCTACCGGTCGTTCTGATTTCCCTAACCAGGTAAATAACGTACTCGGCTTCCCTTATATTTTCCGTGGGGCCTTGGATGTAAGAGCTACCGCCATTAACGAGGAAATGAAAATTGCCGCTGTTAAAGCCATCGCCGAGATAGCTAAAAAGCCGGTACCCGAGGCGGTGAACCTGGCATATAGCACCACTAACCTGAAGTTTGGTCGTGATTATATCATCCCGAAACCAATGGATCAGCGCTTGATCATCGAGGTATCAACAGCGGTAGCAAAAGCAGCTATTGACTCAGGTGTCGCCCGCAAGGTGATCACCGATTGGGATGCTTATGCCGAAGAATTGCGTACAAGGATAGGCAGCGATGATAAATTATTACGTAACCTGACCAATCAGGCCAAGCAAAACCCTAAACGCATTGTTTTTGCTGAGGCTGATACTTACAAAATATTGCGTGCCGCTCAAATTGTTAAAGATGAATGTATTGCCACGCCAATTTTGCTGGGCAATGTAGATCGTATAAAACAAATAATGAAGGATAACGACCTCGACCTGGGCGATGTACAGATCATCGACCCGCGCGAGGGTACCGAGGAAACCGAAAAATATGCGCAGTATCTGTATAACAAGCGTCAGCGCAGAGGGGTAACTTTGTTTGAGGCCCGCAAGCTGATGATCGACCGCAACTATTACGGCGCGAGTATGGTGCAGTTTGGCGAAGCCGATGCCTTGATCTCCGGTTTAACTAAGAATTATGTAACCACCATAAAACCTGCCCTGCAAATAATTGGTACCGAGGAGGGTGTAAGTCGTGTTGCTGGTATGTACATGATGATAACCCAGAAAGGCCCCGTATTTTTTGGTGACACCACCGTAAATGTTAATCCAACAGTGCAGGAACTGGTAGATATTACGGTATTGATAGAGCACTCAGTTAGGCAATTTAATGTTACGCCAAGGGTTGGGATCTTATCTTATTCGAACTTTGGCTCGAATGATGGCCCTATTCCTGAAAAAACACGTGAAGCCGTGCGTATATTACATGAAAAGTATCCCGACATGGTGGTTGACGGTGATATGCAGGCCAACTTTGCCCTAAACCCCGAATTGTTGTCGGATAATTTTCCGTTCTCAACATTGGTTGGCCGCCCTGCAAATACTTTAATATTCCCGAACCTTGAATCGGGTAATATTGCGTATAAATTATTGCAGGAAATAGGCGGGGCCGAAGCAGTAGGGCCAATATTGCTGGGCCTTAAAAAACCGGTGCATGTGTTGCAGTTAGGCAGTTCGGTACGTGAAATTGTAAACATGATAACCATTGCAGTGGTAAATGCGCAGGAAAAATCTGTTGCTGTTGAACCCGCTAAATCTGTAAAACGCTAATAATATCGAAAAAACATGTACGCTTATATTGATGGTAAATTAGTTTTTAAAAGCCCTTCATATGTGGTAATTGATGCCGGTGGAGTGGGTTATCACATCAATATATCGCTCCATACTTACTCATTGCTGGGTGATGCCGAGCACTGCAAATTATACACCTGGTTATATGTAAAGGAAGATGCGCACAGCCTATATGGTTTTGCCGATGAGGGCGAGCGCCGCCTGTTCCTTCACTTGATATCAATTTCAGGCATTGGCCCTAATACCGGGCGCATGATGCTGTCGTCAATCACGCCTTTAGAGATTCAAACAGCCATTATTAATGGTAATGTGGCCCTTATACAACGTATAAAAGGCATCGGCCCTAAGTCGGCACAGCGTGTTATACTGGAGTTGCAGGATAAATTGCGCAAGGAAGGGCCTGATACCTTAACCAGTATGCCGGTTAATAAAACTGCTAAGGATGAGGCGCTTTCGGCGTTGGTAATGCTGGGCTTTGCACGCAATGCTGCCGAGAAAGTTCTTGACCAGGAAATGAATAAAAATAAAGAGGATTTAACCGTTGAACAGTTGATTAAATCCGCCCTAAAAAACTTATAATTACGTATAATTTGATTTGACTTTTGACTAAGACTTTTACGTTTAAGATTGTTACGCTTATCTTAATTCTTGCTGCATTTTGCGGACAGGAAAAGGTATTTGCCCAGCAGTCGCCAAACGGGAAAAGAGATTCAACGTCGTCAAAAGCGCCCTTAAACCTGCAGCAATCAAACAATATGCGTTTAAGGGAGGGCCTTTTTGATCCCGATCCGCCAAATTTAGTACGTACTATTGAGTATGACCCGGTTGCCAATCAGTACATTATGTACGAGCGCGTTGGCGACATGTTATACCGCCCGCCCCAGTACCTTACCTTTGCACAATACCTGGCCTTAAGAGAGCGTCAAAATGAGCGCGACTATTTTAAAAAACTGGCCGATAACTATGCCTATCAATCACAACAACCTGGCTTTATTCCGCAAATAAAGGTAAGGAGCCAAACCTTTTCACGAATATTCGGTGGCGAAAATATCGATATAAAAGCCCAGGGATCGGCTAATGCTACCTTTACCGGGCAAATTAATAAAAACGAAAATCCATTATTTAATACCGCGCAGCGTGATCAGTTCAACTTTAATTTTGATCAGCAGATACAGCTGAACGTAGTAGGTACTATAGGTGATAAATTAACCTTTAATACCAATTACAATACCAATGCCCAGTTCCAGTTTGATAACCAGGTAAAAATGGATTACAAAGGGCACGATGATGATATTATACAGGAAATACAGGCCGGTACGGTAAGCATGCCGTTAAATACCCAGCTCATTACTGGTACGCAGGCATTGTTCGGGGTTAAAACCAAGCTCAAATTTGGTAAGCTCACCATGACCTCTATTTTGTCGCAACAACGGTCGCAGTCAAAAACAATTACCATTACCAATGGCTCCGAACAGGGTAATTTTAAGCTGACTACCGATGCGTATGATGCCAATAAGCACTACTTTTTATCACAATATTTTCGCGATAATTATGATAAGGCACTGGCAAATATCCCCATTATCAGCTCAAACATAAACATTACCAAAATTGAGGTTTGGACAACCAACCGCACCAATGTTACCACTAACTCAAGGGATATATTGGCCTTTATGGACCTTGGTGAAAATAAACCCTACAATACCCGTTTGATACAAGGCGGCCCGTCATATTCAGGTTTGCCTGCAGGTAGTGATATACCGGGTTTTCCGCAGCAATCAAACAGCCTGCTTAAAAACCTGCCGGCTGATGCCCGTTTAACAAACTCAAACGCTATTGCCACCTATTTTAATAGTACCGGTAGTACCGATAACTATGCCAAGTTAACCTATGCCCGCCAGCTAACCAGCAAGGAGTTTACCCTGCACCCGCAACTGGGTTAT
Protein-coding regions in this window:
- a CDS encoding NADP-dependent malic enzyme, which encodes MNNKTNRKQDALDYHSKGRPGKIQVVPTKPTNSQRDLTMAYSPGVAEPCLRIADNVEDVYKYTAKGNLVAVISNGTAVLGLGNIGPEASKPVMEGKGLLFKIYADIDVFDLEINAKTPDEFVAIVKALEPTFGGINLEDISAPTCFEIERRLKAEMKIPVMHDDQHGTAIISGAALLNACEIQGKKLDKIKMVVNGAGAAAVSCSKMYLSLGVKKENLVMFDINGLLTPDRTDLGDIRMEFATERKDIKTLAEAMKGADVFVGLSAGNVVTPDMLKGMAKNPIVFAMANPDPEIAYDIAHNTRKDIIMATGRSDFPNQVNNVLGFPYIFRGALDVRATAINEEMKIAAVKAIAEIAKKPVPEAVNLAYSTTNLKFGRDYIIPKPMDQRLIIEVSTAVAKAAIDSGVARKVITDWDAYAEELRTRIGSDDKLLRNLTNQAKQNPKRIVFAEADTYKILRAAQIVKDECIATPILLGNVDRIKQIMKDNDLDLGDVQIIDPREGTEETEKYAQYLYNKRQRRGVTLFEARKLMIDRNYYGASMVQFGEADALISGLTKNYVTTIKPALQIIGTEEGVSRVAGMYMMITQKGPVFFGDTTVNVNPTVQELVDITVLIEHSVRQFNVTPRVGILSYSNFGSNDGPIPEKTREAVRILHEKYPDMVVDGDMQANFALNPELLSDNFPFSTLVGRPANTLIFPNLESGNIAYKLLQEIGGAEAVGPILLGLKKPVHVLQLGSSVREIVNMITIAVVNAQEKSVAVEPAKSVKR
- the ruvA gene encoding Holliday junction branch migration protein RuvA codes for the protein MYAYIDGKLVFKSPSYVVIDAGGVGYHINISLHTYSLLGDAEHCKLYTWLYVKEDAHSLYGFADEGERRLFLHLISISGIGPNTGRMMLSSITPLEIQTAIINGNVALIQRIKGIGPKSAQRVILELQDKLRKEGPDTLTSMPVNKTAKDEALSALVMLGFARNAAEKVLDQEMNKNKEDLTVEQLIKSALKNL